The following proteins come from a genomic window of Drosophila sulfurigaster albostrigata strain 15112-1811.04 chromosome X, ASM2355843v2, whole genome shotgun sequence:
- the LOC133847613 gene encoding small G protein signaling modulator 2, which yields MNMLHSFSSGGASNAAGDVTSDSELKVRLIANVKKEVKQLMEEAVTKKYIHEESSSVTSLCGAVEACLSHGLRRRALGLFKTSSTTALIQKIAKICPEADYVSRRLLELELAHESHAVSNKRSSSSSDSIIKPKLLSKGSGSSGSVTTINTASSSSVIGGGNGNNVASPLGKYLWIRLALYEKRLAKIIEHLVSNAQSYYDREALVADPDYGSILSSLLVGPCALEFTRAKTADHYWSDPCADELVQRHRISSGNRTPPTCHRPIINFKRSLHTSSEDTSSGSFKACSPASVAKDYVESLHQNSRTTLLYGKNNVLVLPKDVSEPMPGYLSLHQSVQSLTIKWTPNQLMNGYNDTDGVDKSYYWSYALNINVDEIVYVHCHQNRGGDTGGTIILVGQDGVQRPPIHFPEGGHLQAFLSCLETGLLPHGQLDPPLWSQRGIGKLFPWPKSVRRHILPSVMESSSDETPIDYVFRVVSKSQHEEFLATHPILELGRSSPRRKHLGSCSTTGSSDCSSKSLSIDQSSNPDPPLIQASQTASIELVCSTMRRQIISRAFYGWLAYCRHLSTVRTHLSGLVNGRITPDLAADEEGLSRQKWNAMNVDGVVSSELELYRLVYFGGVEHEVRKEVWPYLLGHYAFGSTPEERQKQDETCKHYYETTMSEWLAVEAIVRQREKEKTALAVAKLSAEQARQAAKANSNSNPHELLLPNGSRPLNRVDVEEGEGEGEGENDVFDDNDFSDISDPGDEFDEQPGEKGQAQQKPEQTPDDAEGEDEAGEEEEEERPQLSEQVVLEFQNIDDMEPLRLQENCFADSEVEGDLGLALDGCGNILMLSIKSSPSTSSYETVGNEFTDLAFAKASEKSETEAEAEEGEEGVAEDEPCGQLSKFHSADDVRHDEEHPATAVIITEAASLDDLDIQCNDDEPTEEFTSRKTSLMSPLNEDITVVASLDALQEPKSACVSPASSNGGVYSVELLEQFGLNLHRIEKDVQRCDRNYWYFANENLDKLRNVISTYVWEHLDIGYMQGMCDLVAPLLVIFDDESLSYSCFCKLMERMIENFPSGGAMDMHFANMRSLIQILDSEMYDLMDSNGDYTHFYFCYRWFLLDFKRELIYDDVFATWEVIWAAKHIASGHFVLFLALALLETYRDIILSNSMDFTDVIKFFNEMAERHNAQSILQLSRSLVLQLQTIIENK from the exons atgaatatgcTACACAGTTTCAGCAGTGGAGGCGCTTCCAACGCCGCAGGCGATGTCACCAGCG ATAGCGAACTTAAGGTACGCCTGATTGCCAATGTGAAGAAGGAGGTGAAACAGCTCATGGAGGAGGCGGTCACCAAGAAGTACATCCACGAGGAGAGCAGCTCCGTCACATCGCTGTGCGGCGCCGTCGAGGCGTGCCTCAGCCATGGACTGCGTCGTCGTGCCCTTGGCCTATTCAAGACCTCATCGACCACGGCGCTGATACAGAAGATTGCCAAAATCTGTCCCGAGGCCGACTATGTGAGTCGTCGCCTGCTCGAGCTGGAGCTGGCCCACGAGAGTCATGCGGTCAGCAATAAGCGTTCGTCGTccagcagcgacagcatcaTCAAGCCGAAGCTCTTGAGCAagggcagcggcagcagcggatCGGTGACGACCATCAACAcggcgtcgtcgtcatcgGTTATCGGTGGCGGGAACGGGAACAACGTCGCCTCGCCGCTGGGCAAATATCTGTGGATACGTCTGGCGTTGTATGAGAAACGTTTGGCCAAGATTATCGAGCATCTGGTGAGCAACGCTCAGAGCTATTACGATCGCGAAGCGCTGGTCGCCGATCCCGATTATGGTTCCATACTCAGCTCGCTGCTTGTGGGTCCTTGTGCTCTGGAGTTCACACGCGCCAAGACTGCTGACCACTACTGGTCTGATCCTTGTGCCGACGAGCTG GTGCAACGTCATCGCATCAGCTCTGGCAACCGGACACCGCCCACCTGTCATCGGCCAATTATCAATTTCAAGCGAAGCTTGCACACCAGCTCCGAGGACAcgagcagcggcagcttcaAGGCCTGCTCGCCGGCGAGCGTGGCCAAGGATTATGTGGAGTCGCTGCATCAGAACTCACGCACCACGCTCCTCTATGGCAAGAACAATGTGCTGGTGCTGCCGAAGGACGTGTCCGAGCCGATGCCCGGTTACCTCAGTTTGCATCAGAGCGTTCAATCGCTGACCATCAAATGGACGCCAAATCAACTGATGAATGGCTACAACGACACGGATGGCGTGGACAAGAGTTACTATTGGAGCTATGCCCTCAATATCAATGTGGATGAGATTGTCTATGTGCATTGCCATCAGAATCGTGGCGGCGACACCGGCGGCACCATCATCCTCGTCGGTCAGGATGGCGTTCAACGTCCTCCGATACACTTCCCCGAGGGTGGACATCTGCAGGCGTTTCTCAGCTGCCTGGAGACGGGTCTGTTGCCACATGGCCAGCTGGATCCTCCGCTGTGGTCACAACGGGGCATTGGCAAACTGTTTCCCTGGCCGAAGAGTGTACGTCGGCACATTCTGCCATCGGTGATGGAATCGTCCAGCGACGAGACACCCATCGATTATGTCTTTCGTGTGGTCAGCAAAAGTCAGCACGAAGAGTTTT TGGCCACACATCCCATATTGGAGCTGGGACGCTCGAGTCCACGTCGCAAGCATCTGggcagctgctcaaccacCGGCAGCAGCGATTGCTCCAGCAAGAGTCTGTCCATCGATCAGAGCAGCAATCCGGATCCGCCCTTGATACAGGCCAGCCAAACCGCCAGCATTGAGCTTGTCTGTTCCACAATGCGGCGTCAGATCATCTCGCGCGCTTTCTACGGCTGGCTGGCCTATTGTCGCCATCTATCTACGGTTCGCACCCATCTTTCTGGCCTCGTTAATGGCCGTATTACACCAGATC TCGCGGCCGATGAGGAAGGATTGTCGCGTCAAAAATGGAATGCCATGAATGTGGACGGGGTGGTGTCCAGCGAGCTGGAGCTCTATCGCCTCGTCTACTTTGGCGGCGTGGAGCATGAAGTGCGCAAAGAGGTTTGGCCCTATCTGCTGGGTCACTATGCCTTCGGCTCGACGCCCGAGGAGCGACAGAAGCAGGACGAGACGTGCAAGCATTACTACGAGACCACGATGAGCGAATGGTTGGCTGTGGAGGCGATTGTGCGGCAGCGGGAGAAGGAGAAGACCGCTTTGGCGGTGGCCAAGCTCAGTGCTGAGCAGGCACGCCAAGCGGCGAAGGCAAATTCGAACAGCAATCCGCatgagttgctgctgcccaaTGGCAGTCGACCATTGAATCGTGTGGATGTCGAGGAGGGCGAGGGCGAGGGTGAAGGCGAGAATGATGTGTTCGATGACAATGATTTCTCGGACATATCCGACCCGGGCGATGAGTTCGATGAGCAGCCAGGGGAGAAGGGGCAAGCTCAGCAAAAACCAGAGCAAACTCCAGACGATGCTGAGGGCGAGGATGAGGCtggagaggaggaggaggaggagaggcCGCAGCTTAGCGAGCAGGTGGTGTTAGAGTTCCAGAACATCGATGATATGGAACCGTTGCGGTTGCAGGAGAACTGCTTTGCCGACTCGGAGGTGGAAGGCGACCTGGGCTTGGCCCTCGATGGCTGCGGCAATATCTTGATGTTGAGCATCAAGAGTTCACCCTCCACCAGCAGCTACGAGACGGTGGGCAATGAGTTTACTGATCTTGCCTTTGCCAAGGCCAGCGAGAAATCTGAAACAGAAGCTGAGGCAGAGGAAGGGGAAGAAGGTGTGGCTGAGGATGAGCCCTGTGGCCAGCTGAGCAAATTTCATAGCGCCGACGATGTGCGTCACGATGAGGAGCATCCGGCCACCGCAGTCATCATCACCGAGGCGGCATCCCTGGACGATCTTGACATACAATGCAACGACGACGAGCCCACCGAGGAGTTCACCTCACGCAAAACCAGTCTCATGTCGCCCCTCAACGAGGACATCACTGTGGTCGCCTCCCTCGATGCCCTGCAGGAGCCAAAGTCCGCCTGCGTCTCGCCGGCCAGCTCCAATGGCGGTGTCTACAGCGTCGAGTTGCTGGAACAGTTCGGTTTGAATCTGCATCGCATTGAGAAGGATGTGCAGCGTTGCGATCGCAACTATTGGTACTTTGCCAACGAGAATCTGGACAAGCTGCGCAATGTGATATCCACATACGTGTGGGAGCACCTCGACATTGGCTACATGCAGGGCATGTGCGATCTGGTTGCTCCACTTCTGGTTATCTTCGACGATGAGTCGCTCAGCTACAGCTGCTTCTGCAAGCTCATGGAGCGCATGATCGAGAACTTTCCCAGCGGCGGTGCGATGGACATGCACTTTGCCAACATGCG TTCCCTCATTCAAATACTCGACTCGGAGATGTACGATTTGATGGACTCGAATGGCGACTACACGCACTTCTACTTCTGTTACCGCTGGTTCCTCTTGGACTTTAAACGCGAGCTCATCTATGACGATGTCTTTGCCACCTGGGAGGTCATCTGGGCGGCCAAGCACATTGCATCCGGACATTTTGTGCTCTTCCTGGCGCTGGCGCTGCTCGAAACCTATCGCGACATCATCTTGTCCAACAGCATGGACTTTACCGATGTCATCAAGTTCTTCAATG AAATGGCCGAACGTCATAATGCCCAGTCGATCCTTCAGCTGTCACGCAGTCTCGTCTTGCAATTGCAGACAATAATTGAGAACAAATAA
- the LOC133849262 gene encoding molybdenum cofactor sulfurase isoform X1, whose product MSGEYTAEFSAAEQALIDKEFSRLADTTYLDHAGTTLYAESQVAAAAQQLQRDVICNPHTCRSTGDFVDQVRYKILEFFNTTAEDYHVVFTANATAALRLVAEHFDFGSEGNFHYCRENHTSVLGMRQLVQAKGIYMLTQEELLLLNDVAQEATANETTSGNSLVVFSGQCNFSGNKLPLTIIDQLHKHGLQQPGKCVWRKQVAEESPTKANQQHYVLLDAASLAASSPLDLQRHRADYVCVSFYKLFGYPTGVGALLVSRRGAEVLQKRFYGGGTINYAYPHSMDHQLRDVFHERFEDGTLPFLSIVELLQGFRTLERLVPGGNTMERISRHVHGLARYCAEQLRQLQHANGAPLIRLYNNAGYEQRATQGGIVTFNVLTETGDYVGFGEVACVASLHRILLRTGCFCNIGACQRYLQLSDDTMDAIYKRAGRVCGDYYDLLNGQPTGAVRVSFGYMSRLEDVERLLEMLRNSYVTSKRQQRVEFIVNQVAQLPKPLQQRAQHLRPRLQQLAIYPIKSCAAFKITNTGESWPLTEQGLQYDREWMIVDMSGMALTQKRCTHLCLLQPRIVHDQLQLHFDSGSSFASVPLSLSAQAENTARCRSKVCRQPIEGYDCGDEVANWLSDQLGIDGLRLLRQSGQRSSAANGKQQKQQLSLVNQAQFLLVNRASVRSLDFEEPLDETVDRFRGNIIVETDVPFEELSYTQLRIGDVHFHVDGPCQRCDMICINQRTGERSPETLTTIARMQSGKMRFGIYISQVQSDATDDPHDEQQQQKQLHLTCGDVIVID is encoded by the exons ATGAGCGGCGAGTACACGGCTGAGTTTAGCGCTGCTGAGCAGGCGCTAATCGATAAAGAATTTTCTAGACTCGCTG ATACTACATACCTCGATCATGCGGGCACAACACTCTACGCGGAGAGTCAAGTGGCAGCTGCCGCACAGCAGTTGCAACGCGATGTAATATGTAATCCACACACCTGTCGCTCCACCGGCGACTTTGTGGATCAGGTGCGCTACAA AATACTGGAATTCTTTAACACAACTGCCGAGGATTATCATGTGGTGTTCACGGCAAATGCAACGGCTGCACTGCGTCTGGTTGCCGAGCATTTTGATTTCGGCAGCGAGGGAAACTTTCACTATTGCCGCGAGAATCACACATCGGTGCTGGGCATGCGACAGCTGGTGCAAGCCAAAGGCATCTATATGCTCACCCaggaggagctgctgctgctgaacgATGTGGCGCAGGAGGCGACAGCAAATGAAACGACGTCGGGCAATTCACTGGTCGTGTTCTCTGGCCAGTGCAACTTCAGTGGCAACAAGTTGCCATTGACCATCATTGATCAGTTGCACAAACACGGCCTGCAACAGCCGGGCAAATGTGTGTGGCGCAAACAAGTGGCTGAAGAGTCACCCACGAAAGCAAATCAGCAGCACTATGTGCTGTTGGATGCCGCCTCCTTGGCAGCCAGCAGTCCATTGGATCTGCAACGGCATCGTGCGGACTATGTGTGCGTCAGTTTCTACAAGCTCTTTGGCTATCCCACCGGCGTGGGAGCGCTGCTCGTTAGTCGACGTGGTGCGGAGGTGTTGCAGAAGCGTTTCTATGGCGGCGGCACCATCAACTATGCGTATCCGCACAGCATGGATCATCAGTTGCGTGACGTGTTCCACGAACGCTTCGAGGATGGCACACTGCCATTCCTGTCGATTGTCGAACTGTTGCAGGGCTTTCGTACGCTCGAGCGTTTGGTGCCCGGTGGCAACACAATGGAGCGCATCTCGCGGCATGTGCACGGCCTGGCACGCTATTGTGCCGAGCAActgcggcagctgcaacacGCAAATGGAGCGCCACTGATACGGCTGTATAACAATGCTGGCTACGAGCAACGTGCCACACAGGGCGGCATTGTGACGTTCAATGTGCTGACCGAGACGGGTGACTATGTGGGATTCGGTGAGGTGGCGTGTGTGGCATCATTGCATCGCATACTGTTGCGCACCGGTTGCTTTTGCAACATCGGCGCCTGTCAGCGCTATTTGCAGCTCAGCGACGACACAATGGATGCGATCTATAAGCGTGCCGGACGCGTTTGTGGCGACTACTATGATCTGTTAAATGGCCAGCCAACGGGTGCGGTGCGTGTCTCATTTGGTTACATGTCGCGACTGGAGGATGTCGAACGGCTGCTGGAAATGCTGCGCAACAGCTATGTGACTTCAAAGCGACAGCAACGCGTCGAGTTCATTGTGAATCAAGTGGCACAGTTGCCGAAACCGTTGCAACAACGCGCCCAGCATTTGCGACCACGTCTCCAACAACTGGCCATCTATCCGATCAAATCGTGCGCAGCGTTTAAGATCACAAATACAGGGGAAAGTTGGCCATTGACCGAGCAGGGATTGCAGTATGATCGCGAATGGATGATTGTCGATATGAGTGGCATGGCATTGACCCAGAAACGTTGCACACATCTCTGTCTGTTGCAGCCACGCATCGTGCACGatcaactgcaattgcatttcgaTAGTGGATCGTCCTTTGCCTCGGTGCCACTGTCGCTTAGCGCTCAGGCGGAGAACACGGCGCGGTGTCGCAGCAAAGTTTGCCGCCAGCCCATCGAGGGTTACGACTGTGGTGACGAGGTGGCCAATTGGCTGAGCGATCAACTGGGCATCGATGGATTGCGTCTGTTGCGTCAATCGGGACAGCGCAGCAGTGCAGCCAACGgcaagcagcagaagcaacagctaAGTCTCGTCAATCAGGCGCAATTTCTGCTTGTGAATCGAGCTTCGGTGCGTTCCCTGGACTTCGAGGAGCCGCTGGACGAGACCGTTGATCGTTTTCGTGGCAACATCATCGTCGAGACGGACGTTCCCTTCGAGGAGTTGTCCTACACGCAGTTGCGCATCGGCGATGTGCACTTCCATGTGGATGGACCCTGTCAGCGTTGCGATATGATCTGCATTAATCAACGCACCGGCGAACGTTCGCCGGAGACGCTCACAACAATCGCTCGCATGCAGAGCGGCAAAATGCGATTTGGCATTTACATTTCACAAGTGCAAAGCGATGCCACTGACGATCCACAcgatgaacagcagcagcagaagcagctccACTTGACATGTGGCGATGTCATTGTAATCGATTAa
- the LOC133849262 gene encoding molybdenum cofactor sulfurase isoform X2 gives MRQLVQAKGIYMLTQEELLLLNDVAQEATANETTSGNSLVVFSGQCNFSGNKLPLTIIDQLHKHGLQQPGKCVWRKQVAEESPTKANQQHYVLLDAASLAASSPLDLQRHRADYVCVSFYKLFGYPTGVGALLVSRRGAEVLQKRFYGGGTINYAYPHSMDHQLRDVFHERFEDGTLPFLSIVELLQGFRTLERLVPGGNTMERISRHVHGLARYCAEQLRQLQHANGAPLIRLYNNAGYEQRATQGGIVTFNVLTETGDYVGFGEVACVASLHRILLRTGCFCNIGACQRYLQLSDDTMDAIYKRAGRVCGDYYDLLNGQPTGAVRVSFGYMSRLEDVERLLEMLRNSYVTSKRQQRVEFIVNQVAQLPKPLQQRAQHLRPRLQQLAIYPIKSCAAFKITNTGESWPLTEQGLQYDREWMIVDMSGMALTQKRCTHLCLLQPRIVHDQLQLHFDSGSSFASVPLSLSAQAENTARCRSKVCRQPIEGYDCGDEVANWLSDQLGIDGLRLLRQSGQRSSAANGKQQKQQLSLVNQAQFLLVNRASVRSLDFEEPLDETVDRFRGNIIVETDVPFEELSYTQLRIGDVHFHVDGPCQRCDMICINQRTGERSPETLTTIARMQSGKMRFGIYISQVQSDATDDPHDEQQQQKQLHLTCGDVIVID, from the coding sequence ATGCGACAGCTGGTGCAAGCCAAAGGCATCTATATGCTCACCCaggaggagctgctgctgctgaacgATGTGGCGCAGGAGGCGACAGCAAATGAAACGACGTCGGGCAATTCACTGGTCGTGTTCTCTGGCCAGTGCAACTTCAGTGGCAACAAGTTGCCATTGACCATCATTGATCAGTTGCACAAACACGGCCTGCAACAGCCGGGCAAATGTGTGTGGCGCAAACAAGTGGCTGAAGAGTCACCCACGAAAGCAAATCAGCAGCACTATGTGCTGTTGGATGCCGCCTCCTTGGCAGCCAGCAGTCCATTGGATCTGCAACGGCATCGTGCGGACTATGTGTGCGTCAGTTTCTACAAGCTCTTTGGCTATCCCACCGGCGTGGGAGCGCTGCTCGTTAGTCGACGTGGTGCGGAGGTGTTGCAGAAGCGTTTCTATGGCGGCGGCACCATCAACTATGCGTATCCGCACAGCATGGATCATCAGTTGCGTGACGTGTTCCACGAACGCTTCGAGGATGGCACACTGCCATTCCTGTCGATTGTCGAACTGTTGCAGGGCTTTCGTACGCTCGAGCGTTTGGTGCCCGGTGGCAACACAATGGAGCGCATCTCGCGGCATGTGCACGGCCTGGCACGCTATTGTGCCGAGCAActgcggcagctgcaacacGCAAATGGAGCGCCACTGATACGGCTGTATAACAATGCTGGCTACGAGCAACGTGCCACACAGGGCGGCATTGTGACGTTCAATGTGCTGACCGAGACGGGTGACTATGTGGGATTCGGTGAGGTGGCGTGTGTGGCATCATTGCATCGCATACTGTTGCGCACCGGTTGCTTTTGCAACATCGGCGCCTGTCAGCGCTATTTGCAGCTCAGCGACGACACAATGGATGCGATCTATAAGCGTGCCGGACGCGTTTGTGGCGACTACTATGATCTGTTAAATGGCCAGCCAACGGGTGCGGTGCGTGTCTCATTTGGTTACATGTCGCGACTGGAGGATGTCGAACGGCTGCTGGAAATGCTGCGCAACAGCTATGTGACTTCAAAGCGACAGCAACGCGTCGAGTTCATTGTGAATCAAGTGGCACAGTTGCCGAAACCGTTGCAACAACGCGCCCAGCATTTGCGACCACGTCTCCAACAACTGGCCATCTATCCGATCAAATCGTGCGCAGCGTTTAAGATCACAAATACAGGGGAAAGTTGGCCATTGACCGAGCAGGGATTGCAGTATGATCGCGAATGGATGATTGTCGATATGAGTGGCATGGCATTGACCCAGAAACGTTGCACACATCTCTGTCTGTTGCAGCCACGCATCGTGCACGatcaactgcaattgcatttcgaTAGTGGATCGTCCTTTGCCTCGGTGCCACTGTCGCTTAGCGCTCAGGCGGAGAACACGGCGCGGTGTCGCAGCAAAGTTTGCCGCCAGCCCATCGAGGGTTACGACTGTGGTGACGAGGTGGCCAATTGGCTGAGCGATCAACTGGGCATCGATGGATTGCGTCTGTTGCGTCAATCGGGACAGCGCAGCAGTGCAGCCAACGgcaagcagcagaagcaacagctaAGTCTCGTCAATCAGGCGCAATTTCTGCTTGTGAATCGAGCTTCGGTGCGTTCCCTGGACTTCGAGGAGCCGCTGGACGAGACCGTTGATCGTTTTCGTGGCAACATCATCGTCGAGACGGACGTTCCCTTCGAGGAGTTGTCCTACACGCAGTTGCGCATCGGCGATGTGCACTTCCATGTGGATGGACCCTGTCAGCGTTGCGATATGATCTGCATTAATCAACGCACCGGCGAACGTTCGCCGGAGACGCTCACAACAATCGCTCGCATGCAGAGCGGCAAAATGCGATTTGGCATTTACATTTCACAAGTGCAAAGCGATGCCACTGACGATCCACAcgatgaacagcagcagcagaagcagctccACTTGACATGTGGCGATGTCATTGTAATCGATTAa
- the LOC133849263 gene encoding splicing factor Cactin, translating to MPKEKSRHRSRSRSRDRKRDHHKRSSDNKYHDSDRDRERERKRDRDRDAHGRRKERERERSRSRERQRSGRDKKEKEKVKEQRRRSPSSSSSSSSSSSNSSAPPRGAAKSKRSPEMSSIKLLQTLEERRLREQQERQRVKEQLKANETPEEKRARRLREKQAKEQRRRQRMGWDNEYQTYSNEDNPFGDSNLTSTFHWGKKLEVEGLANLSSKTVEVLSLQKQLENRRELEKVKKRRQERELERQAREDDAMQQQRSKEAVQFREWQRQEDQFHLEQARLRSEIRIRDGRAKPIDLLAQYVSAGSTETTLEDALEMQMHEPYMLLHGLHMDELEDLLVDIKVYEELEQGRHMDFWNDMVTIVQDELQKQLKQQQSEANALNQRRDGIHQSVVKDVADIFRGKNAKQLDEMRGRIEAKISGRADGVDISYWESLLSQLKAHMARARLRDRHQALLREKLSLLKRENDGGSSEATTATAAAAGGASPMAVVKQEDELDDEQQPPAEADLEADPEQDMDSPLRELQQAVRLYQLGNYSPSYMRDEDFTGRRLTAADEDNVDGALYGDSDDEHRVRQQRLQLIHPERIADSVELTPQEQRMRGEARKGMQGDEAEFSVETTVDAVPQLATDKYRPRKPRYFNRVHTGFEWNKYNQTHYDMDNPPPKIVQGYKFNIFYPDLMDKSQTPQYFLTPCADNADFAVLRFHTGPPYEDIAFKIVNREWEFSYKRGFRCQFHNNIFQLWFHFKRYRYRR from the coding sequence ATGCCCAAGGAGAAATCACGACAtcgcagccgcagtcgcagtcgtgACCGAAAGCGCGATCATCACAAacgcagcagcgacaacaaataTCACGACTCGGACCGGGATCGCGAGCGTGAGAGAAAGCgggacagagacagagatgcACACGGCAGGCGCAAAGAGCGGGAACGGGAGCGCAGTCGAAGTCGCGAACGCCAACGAAGTGGACGCGacaagaaggagaaggagaaggtgAAGGAGCAACGTCGTCGTTCAccctccagctccagctccagttcaTCGTCATCCTCCAATTCATCAGCGCCGCCAAGAGGAGCAGCAAAAAGTAAGCGCAGTCCCGAAATGAGCTCCATTAAACTGCTGCAGACGCTGGAGGAGCGACGTCTGCGCGAACAGCAGGAACGCCAACGCGTCAAGGAGCAACTGAAGGCGAACGAGACGCCGGAGGAGAAGCGTGCCCGCCGCCTACGTGAGAAACAGGCCAAGGAGCAGCGTCGCCGACAGCGCATGGGCTGGGACAACGAGTACCAGACGTACTCCAACGAGGACAATCCCTTTGGTGACTCCAATTTGACCTCCACCTTCCACTGGGGCAAAAAACTCGAGGTCGAGGGTCTGGCCAATCTCTCCAGCAAAACCGTCGAAGTTCTCTCGCTGCAAAAGCAGCTGGAGAATCGTCGCGAGCTCGAGAAGGTGAAGAAGCGACGCCAGGAACGCGAACTGGAGCGTCAGGCCCGCGAAGACGATgccatgcagcagcagcgctcCAAGGAGGCGGTCCAATTCCGCGAGTGGCAACGCCAGGAGGATCAGTTCCACTTGGAGCAGGCGCGTCTGCGCAGCGAGATCCGCATACGCGATGGACGCGCCAAACCCATCGATCTGTTGGCCCAATACGTGTCCGCCGGCAGCACAGAAACGACGCTCGAGGATGCGCTCGAGATGCAGATGCATGAGCCGTACATGCTGCTCCATGGCCTGCATATGGACGAGCTGGAGGATCTGCTCGTGGACATTAAGGTGTACGAGGAGCTGGAGCAGGGCAGGCATATGGATTTCTGGAATGACATGGTCACCATTGTGCAGGACGAGCTGCAGAAGCAgctcaagcagcagcagagcgaGGCGAACGCATTGAATCAACGACGCGATGGCATCCATCAGAGCGTGGTCAAGGATGTGGCGGACATATTTCGCGGCAAGAATGCCAAGCAGCTGGACGAGATGCGTGGCCGCATCGAGGCCAAGATCAGCGGACGTGCCGATGGCGTCGACATCAGCTACTGGGAGAGTCTGTTGTCGCAGCTGAAGGCGCACATGGCGCGCGCTCGTCTCCGGGATCGCCATCAGGCGCTGCTCCGCGAGAAGCTGTCGCTGCTGAAGCGTGAGAACGACGGCGGCAGCAGTGAGGCAACcactgccacagcagcagcagcaggtggaGCCTCTCCTATGGCTGTTGTTAAGCAGGAGGATGAACTGGACGATGAGCAGCAGCCTCCTGCTGAAGCGGACTTGGAAGCAGATCCGGAGCAGGACATGGACAGTCCGTTGCGTGAGCTGCAGCAGGCGGTGCGTCTGTATCAACTGGGCAACTACAGTCCCAGCTACATGCGTGACGAGGATTTCACCGGACGCCGCTTGACCGCTGCCGATGAGGACAATGTGGATGGTGCGCTCTACGGTGACAGCGATGACGAGCATCGGGTGCGTCAGCAGCGTCTCCAGCTCATCCATCCGGAGCGCATTGCCGATAGCGTTGAGCTGACGCCACAGGAACAGCGTATGCGGGGCGAGGCGCGCAAAGGAATGCAGGGCGATGAGGCCGAGTTCAGTGTAGAGACCACAGTGGATGCAGTGCCCCAGCTGGCGACGGACAAGTATCGACCACGAAAGCCGCGATACTTTAATCGCGTTCACACGGGCTTCGAGTGGAACAAATACAATCAGACGCATTATGACATGGACAATCCGCCGCCAAAGATTGTCCAGGGCTACAAGTTTAACATCTTCTATCCAGATCTCATGGATAAGTCCCAGACGCCGCAATACTTCCTCACCCCATGTGCGGACAATGCGGACTTTGCTGTGCTGCGCTTTCACACGGGTCCGCCATATGAGGATATTGCATTTAAGATCGTCAATCGCGAGTGGGAGTTTAGCTATAAGCGCGGTTTTCGTTGTCAGTTCCACAACAACATATTCCAGCTGTGGTTTCACTTTAAGCGCTATCGATACAGGCGCTAA
- the LOC133849267 gene encoding migration and invasion enhancer 1, with protein sequence MVNVDVEYCGVCNFAMHCQMLRQFLLDAAPDVEVSCHQGRRGAFEVKIDDQLVHSKLSCLAFPQHQSVLLQVERARRGESVERVKEAPIKDCSIM encoded by the exons atGGTCAACGTGGATGTGGAATACTG CGGCGTGTGCAATTTTGCGATGCACTGCCAGATGCTGAGACAGTTCCTCTTGGATGCAGCACCCGATGTGGAGGTCTCATGCCATCAGGGACGTCGCGGAGCCTTCGAGGTGAAGATCGACGATCAGTTGGTCCACTCGAAGCTCAGTTGTTTGGCGTTTCCCCAGCACCAGAGCGTGCTCCTCCAGGTGGAGAGAGCGCGACGAGGCGAATCTGTGGAACGCGTAAAGGAAGCGCCCATCAAAGACTGCAGCATTATGTGA